A single region of the Thermodesulfatator indicus DSM 15286 genome encodes:
- a CDS encoding PQQ-binding-like beta-propeller repeat protein: protein MRKTLGLFTLWCAIIFSVGTNISQAERLKAFGLKLAWEKDLEDVSFYALSGHTPGAHPAFSPDGKYLALGTFKGHLFLFEAGTGKLIWQKRIPEGMVKRVAFSPDSQVLYYGTQSPEGEVCAVKTASGEKLWCFRTARELERGEPPPPGDIYGIYRLPGIYRLIVLPCEDLIVLAIHSWPDAKKQKWRRLSRIYRLSPYGQVRWAYPKEGPAPLSLIYADTDEQGQKVALVSLMPSEGDDLKLAPPPQSFILLDGLKGQELMVYQLTPLKPYFKRVSAWESVAVSPDGRYGALGVSDGRLFIFDLRDRQIKTCLSLATPILIGKLPVSATLSYGIFDKNGVFYIISGESTLPFGLPLEVDKPAGPHPAARTVFAIDPEKGKILWRFASPFKLQGVAVDRTAKTLAVAVAAFRREDTRVRQFGVLTFDLKSPGGGYKKLSGYFPTSGNVFFHLAVSPDGNLVAIVESPWADQYGRLFGQHRLLVLQKVSESKKLAVRADSYQNKFVGGQK, encoded by the coding sequence ATGAGGAAAACCTTAGGCCTCTTTACGCTCTGGTGCGCAATTATCTTTAGCGTTGGAACAAATATTTCCCAAGCCGAAAGGCTCAAGGCCTTTGGTCTTAAGTTAGCCTGGGAAAAAGATCTTGAAGACGTTAGCTTTTACGCCCTTTCTGGCCATACGCCCGGAGCGCACCCTGCGTTTTCTCCCGACGGGAAATACCTCGCCCTTGGCACTTTTAAAGGACATCTTTTTCTATTTGAGGCGGGGACAGGCAAACTCATCTGGCAAAAACGCATTCCTGAAGGCATGGTTAAACGGGTAGCCTTTTCTCCAGATAGTCAAGTGCTTTACTACGGCACCCAGTCTCCTGAAGGTGAAGTTTGTGCGGTAAAAACTGCTAGCGGAGAAAAACTCTGGTGTTTCAGGACAGCCAGAGAACTTGAGCGAGGTGAGCCTCCTCCACCAGGAGACATTTACGGCATTTACCGTTTGCCGGGCATTTATCGGCTGATCGTGCTCCCCTGTGAAGATCTGATCGTGCTTGCTATTCATTCCTGGCCTGACGCCAAAAAACAGAAATGGCGAAGGCTCTCACGGATTTACCGCTTAAGCCCTTACGGCCAGGTGCGCTGGGCTTATCCCAAAGAAGGCCCGGCCCCCCTCTCTTTGATTTACGCCGATACTGACGAACAAGGCCAAAAAGTGGCTCTGGTTAGCCTTATGCCCTCTGAAGGAGACGACTTAAAATTAGCCCCCCCACCCCAGAGTTTTATTTTGCTTGACGGACTCAAGGGCCAGGAACTCATGGTTTATCAGCTTACGCCTCTTAAGCCCTACTTTAAAAGGGTCTCGGCCTGGGAATCGGTGGCGGTTTCTCCTGATGGGCGCTACGGTGCCCTTGGCGTTAGCGATGGAAGGCTTTTTATCTTTGATTTGAGGGACAGGCAAATTAAAACCTGCCTTTCGCTGGCCACGCCTATCCTGATTGGCAAGCTTCCTGTCTCAGCCACTTTGAGCTACGGTATTTTTGACAAAAATGGCGTGTTTTATATCATCTCCGGCGAAAGCACCCTGCCCTTTGGCCTGCCCCTTGAGGTGGATAAACCTGCTGGCCCGCATCCGGCCGCCCGCACCGTCTTTGCCATTGACCCTGAAAAGGGAAAAATACTCTGGCGCTTTGCTTCGCCTTTCAAACTCCAGGGAGTAGCTGTTGACCGGACAGCTAAAACCCTGGCGGTGGCCGTAGCCGCCTTTCGACGAGAAGACACCCGAGTGCGCCAGTTCGGTGTACTCACCTTTGACCTGAAAAGCCCTGGCGGCGGGTATAAAAAACTTTCAGGCTATTTCCCTACATCAGGAAATGTATTTTTTCACCTGGCGGTTTCGCCAGACGGAAACCTCGTGGCTATCGTGGAAAGCCCCTGGGCAGACCAGTACGGCCGGCTCTTTGGCCAACATCGCCTGTTGGTGTTACAAAAGGTGTCAGAGTCTAAAAAGTTGGCTGTGCGGGCCGATTCTTACCAGAATAAGTTCGTCGGAGGTCAAAAATGA
- a CDS encoding ABC transporter ATP-binding protein: MIVRVKDLSYRYPGAERPALSGVTFEVKKGELFLLAGETGSGKSTLISVLCGLIPGEAGGEFSGQVEVLGHRWPVPPEALYPEVSVVFQSPAEQLIADKVFSEVAFGLENLEFSPEKIKEKVAKALESVGLFGFEDRELSTLSGGERQRVAIAAALAPEPKLLLLDEPLAQLDPKAAQSIMALLQKIVARGITVILAEHRLNFALPAVNRLCFLEKGKVKFLGKTKDFKPPERKLKTFKPQKIGSPLLEVKELYFGYPQRPLIFSGLNFTFYEGERVALLGPNGSGKSTFLHLLAGLLKPVKGKIIYRGKPERERLLVSLLLQDPDLMLIKERVRAELAFAPQNLGLSWKITEKRLDETARRLNISALLDRVPFSLSRGQRLRVALGSLLTGEPKILLLDEPTTAQDFENASRLLEDLQAELVIFSTHDEDLARTLASRILRFKEGKIKEERP, translated from the coding sequence ATGATAGTTCGCGTTAAAGACCTTAGCTACCGCTACCCCGGGGCCGAAAGGCCGGCCCTTTCAGGCGTGACCTTTGAGGTTAAAAAGGGTGAGCTGTTTCTCCTGGCCGGCGAGACGGGCTCGGGCAAAAGCACGCTCATTTCCGTGCTCTGCGGGCTTATACCAGGTGAAGCCGGCGGTGAATTTTCAGGCCAGGTAGAAGTCCTTGGGCACAGGTGGCCGGTGCCTCCAGAGGCCCTTTATCCTGAAGTAAGCGTTGTATTTCAAAGTCCGGCTGAGCAACTTATTGCGGACAAAGTCTTTTCCGAAGTGGCCTTTGGCCTTGAAAACCTAGAGTTTTCTCCAGAAAAAATTAAAGAAAAAGTAGCTAAAGCCCTTGAAAGTGTTGGCCTCTTCGGTTTTGAAGATAGAGAACTTTCAACCCTTTCAGGGGGCGAGCGTCAGCGCGTGGCCATCGCCGCCGCCCTTGCGCCAGAGCCTAAACTCCTTCTCCTTGATGAACCTCTGGCCCAGCTTGACCCTAAAGCGGCGCAAAGTATTATGGCCCTTTTGCAGAAAATAGTCGCCAGGGGGATTACGGTGATCCTTGCCGAACACCGGCTAAACTTTGCTCTACCGGCTGTTAATCGGCTGTGTTTTCTGGAAAAGGGAAAAGTCAAGTTTCTCGGAAAAACCAAAGATTTTAAACCACCTGAAAGAAAACTTAAAACTTTTAAACCCCAAAAAATCGGAAGCCCCCTTCTTGAAGTAAAAGAACTCTATTTCGGTTATCCCCAAAGACCACTTATTTTTAGCGGATTAAACTTTACCTTTTACGAGGGCGAGAGAGTGGCCCTTCTTGGGCCAAATGGCTCTGGCAAGAGCACCTTTTTACATCTTCTGGCCGGGCTCCTTAAGCCCGTAAAAGGAAAAATAATTTACCGCGGAAAGCCAGAGCGAGAGCGTCTTTTGGTTTCCCTTCTCCTTCAGGATCCTGATCTCATGCTCATAAAAGAACGGGTGCGGGCCGAGCTTGCCTTTGCCCCACAAAATCTAGGGCTTTCATGGAAAATTACGGAAAAGCGCCTTGACGAAACAGCCAGAAGGTTAAACATTTCTGCCCTGCTTGATCGGGTGCCATTTTCCCTCTCAAGGGGCCAGCGCTTACGAGTGGCGCTAGGGAGCCTTTTAACCGGGGAACCGAAAATTCTTTTACTTGATGAGCCTACTACCGCCCAGGATTTTGAAAACGCCAGCCGGCTCCTAGAAGACCTACAGGCGGAACTCGTTATCTTTTCCACTCACGACGAGGATTTAGCCAGAACTCTTGCCTCGCGAATTCTTCGTTTTAAAGAAGGGAAAATAAAGGAGGAAAGGCCTTGA
- a CDS encoding energy-coupling factor transporter transmembrane component T family protein translates to MRALHPYTKFSLVFVISGLAVLLDHPLALAALAGLATFVFLASRPSKAWLKGYLVIVATTVWGIMLSQGLFYQGFPRTILFCLLPPSDTFSGLCFIREGFHYGLVQSLRMVAGLSAGAYLVNSTSTKMLFRTVSALPFPRGLSLLAAAAVRFLPKVAQDLHLVRQSLRLRGYRPFKRGLIYTVRTELAVIYPLLTRAVRDSRSVADTLLTRGFDPLFSARYRFMPPWPWAEKLATIIIFVLLFALLLAKILFWAYLQGVFYEENLRPLYALVRNYL, encoded by the coding sequence TTGAGGGCGCTTCACCCCTACACCAAGTTTAGCCTGGTTTTCGTAATTTCAGGGCTGGCGGTGCTTCTTGACCATCCGCTGGCTTTAGCGGCACTCGCGGGCCTGGCCACTTTCGTTTTTCTTGCCTCGCGGCCGAGCAAAGCCTGGCTTAAAGGCTACCTAGTTATCGTGGCCACTACCGTCTGGGGCATTATGCTTAGCCAGGGCCTTTTTTACCAGGGTTTTCCGCGCACTATTCTTTTCTGCCTCCTTCCGCCAAGTGATACCTTCTCCGGGCTCTGTTTTATTAGGGAAGGATTTCACTACGGGCTGGTGCAGTCTTTGCGTATGGTGGCCGGGCTTTCGGCCGGAGCTTATCTCGTAAACTCTACTTCTACAAAAATGCTCTTTCGCACGGTCTCCGCCCTACCCTTTCCACGCGGCTTGAGCCTTCTGGCCGCGGCGGCGGTGCGATTTTTACCTAAAGTAGCCCAGGATCTTCACCTGGTGCGCCAAAGCCTTCGCCTTCGTGGCTACCGGCCTTTTAAACGCGGGCTTATTTACACCGTTCGCACTGAACTTGCGGTGATTTACCCGCTTCTTACCCGCGCGGTAAGAGACTCGCGTTCAGTTGCTGATACTCTACTCACCAGGGGTTTTGACCCTCTTTTTTCCGCCAGGTATCGCTTTATGCCCCCCTGGCCCTGGGCGGAAAAGCTAGCTACGATTATCATATTCGTGTTACTATTTGCTCTATTACTAGCTAAAATTCTTTTTTGGGCTTATCTGCAAGGAGTATTTTATGAGGAAAACCTTAGGCCTCTTTACGCTCTGGTGCGCAATTATCTTTAG